A window of the Polaribacter batillariae genome harbors these coding sequences:
- a CDS encoding SusC/RagA family TonB-linked outer membrane protein: MKKKLIESSCCLIQRKFLLLMRVFVFFFFTTVFSFNTENALSQNTKIVIEHNETLNIHEVFDIIRDQTNHSFIYHESLFDNLSEITLKKGIITVGDLLRYCLPNNQFDFEFTSKQNILIKKHDPNIQQLVISGKVTDNNGITLPGVNIYTDTKKYGVSTDIEGNFTMRVPSGTNEIIFSYIGYVEKRLVLGSLNNTKNITVILKEEVNTLNEIVVTGYQTLSKERTTGAFESINTKLLEQRPAANFQERLVGQVPGLNINPLNGNIEIRGRSTINEAFSLPLVVLDGFPLTNQDDFNTINPEDIESINVLKDAAASSIWGSRASNGVIVITTKKGKKNQKLSIDFSSFIEVENKVNFNDFNWLNTSEEIDLDIEFIDKNWVNFEGLIGQNSSFNDLHLGYIYRKGLTPNGSTWLQSTLDDYVNNLRTRDITKDWSKYLLRNAMRHTYNLSFRGGSEKNTYFASLSYTNLFGQAIGDKNDRLSFNLRDTYQLNEKINLTAGLTTVLRNEKNNGTSPSIAAFLQPYDRLVNEFGEYVQQYRKWNPWVSQERENLLGSPYTFNYLEEQRNLDDTGRILDVRADVKLDVEVFKDFTVSSSFRYETGSQRRDEFRDMTLPSHRNFINDYFVNGGYQIPVGSEYVQEEGYYKGWTFRNNITWDKRWKDHDLTVFAGGEYQRRFSELTFNRLLGYDRQSTNYVPYDEFGIVNRTVRNWNNGFRLLTNRDFFDLNNTDNRFVSFYSNVGYSFKKKYLFNASYRVDQANIFGSNPDFRYKPLWSVGVGWEIAKEDFMAQVSWINRLKFRATYGLGGNSLSSVSPFVTTSPLTATFGRPYPYLRLTDPGNPDLKWEETATTNLALDFSLFDNRISGSFEYYIKKSDDVYSSRPLDPTVGFQRALVNYANIENEGIELQLNAKVIKTPDFDWNLRININHNKNLVTENISSQTTLQAHLSGLTRNPDKAVSNYYSYNFAGLDSNGEVLLLDRNGETKLWNETFTVDDLVYSGSRVPEDYGGLSSTFRYKDFDLTVNMNYQANYVFRAPYDSALSGFGAHNNTGRFGNARLHKIWGTRWQQPGDEATTSVPRIFYNGLNPITNENESSTDMIRMHQIWSQSTFTTLKGDYLRVQDIILGYSFSKQNLERTFLNKLRLTMQITNPFLWVKNKAGVDPTAPQQNAYTNLTRYTFGVRANF; encoded by the coding sequence ATGAAAAAAAAGTTAATCGAGTCTTCTTGTTGTTTAATCCAACGTAAATTTCTATTACTGATGCGAGTATTTGTTTTTTTCTTTTTTACGACTGTATTTAGTTTTAATACAGAAAATGCCCTATCACAAAACACCAAAATTGTTATTGAGCATAACGAAACTCTTAACATCCATGAGGTTTTTGATATTATTAGAGATCAAACAAATCATTCATTTATCTATCACGAATCATTATTTGATAATTTATCAGAAATTACTTTAAAGAAAGGTATAATTACTGTTGGAGATTTATTAAGATACTGTTTACCTAATAATCAGTTCGATTTTGAATTTACTTCAAAACAAAATATATTAATAAAAAAACATGACCCTAATATACAGCAACTGGTTATTTCTGGAAAAGTTACCGATAATAATGGAATCACACTTCCTGGTGTTAACATATACACCGATACAAAAAAATATGGAGTTTCCACAGATATCGAAGGTAATTTTACTATGAGAGTTCCCTCTGGAACTAACGAAATTATTTTCTCTTATATTGGTTATGTTGAAAAACGACTTGTTTTAGGCAGTCTTAATAACACAAAAAACATAACAGTAATACTTAAAGAAGAAGTAAATACTTTAAACGAAATTGTTGTCACTGGATATCAAACCTTATCTAAAGAACGTACAACAGGTGCTTTTGAAAGTATTAACACAAAATTATTAGAGCAAAGACCTGCTGCCAACTTTCAAGAGCGTTTGGTTGGGCAAGTACCAGGTTTAAATATAAACCCTTTAAACGGCAATATAGAAATTAGAGGTAGAAGTACTATTAATGAAGCTTTTTCATTACCCTTAGTTGTTTTAGATGGTTTTCCACTAACAAATCAAGATGATTTCAACACAATCAACCCAGAAGATATTGAGAGCATAAATGTGCTTAAAGATGCAGCTGCGTCTTCTATTTGGGGATCCAGAGCTTCAAACGGAGTAATTGTTATAACCACGAAAAAGGGTAAGAAAAACCAAAAACTTTCGATAGATTTCTCCTCTTTTATCGAAGTTGAAAATAAAGTAAATTTTAATGATTTTAACTGGTTAAACACTTCAGAAGAAATTGATTTAGATATTGAGTTTATTGATAAGAATTGGGTAAATTTTGAAGGACTTATTGGCCAAAACTCTAGTTTTAACGATTTGCATTTAGGCTATATTTATCGCAAGGGGCTTACACCAAATGGCTCTACATGGCTACAAAGCACTTTAGACGATTATGTTAATAACTTACGCACACGAGATATCACAAAAGACTGGAGCAAGTATTTGTTACGTAACGCGATGCGCCACACGTATAACTTGTCCTTTAGAGGAGGTAGCGAAAAAAACACCTATTTCGCATCCTTATCTTACACAAACCTTTTTGGGCAAGCAATTGGTGATAAAAATGATAGATTGTCTTTTAATTTACGTGACACCTATCAACTTAATGAAAAAATTAATTTAACAGCAGGGCTTACAACTGTTTTAAGAAACGAAAAAAATAACGGCACATCACCTAGCATAGCCGCCTTTTTACAACCTTATGACAGGCTGGTTAATGAATTCGGAGAATACGTTCAACAATATAGAAAATGGAATCCATGGGTATCTCAAGAACGTGAGAATCTATTAGGGTCTCCCTACACATTTAACTATTTAGAAGAACAAAGGAATTTAGATGATACGGGTCGAATTCTAGATGTTCGTGCCGATGTTAAATTAGACGTTGAAGTATTTAAAGATTTTACAGTGTCCTCTTCATTTAGATACGAAACAGGGTCACAGCGTAGAGACGAATTTAGAGACATGACCTTACCTTCACACCGAAATTTTATAAACGATTATTTTGTAAACGGTGGATATCAAATTCCTGTCGGATCAGAATATGTACAAGAAGAAGGATATTACAAAGGCTGGACATTTCGAAACAATATTACGTGGGATAAGAGATGGAAAGACCACGATTTAACGGTTTTTGCTGGTGGCGAGTACCAAAGACGATTTAGTGAACTTACATTTAACAGGCTTCTTGGCTATGATAGACAAAGCACCAACTATGTACCTTACGATGAATTTGGCATAGTAAATAGAACGGTTCGTAATTGGAATAATGGCTTTAGACTTTTAACGAATCGTGATTTTTTTGACTTGAACAATACTGATAATCGTTTTGTTAGTTTCTACAGCAATGTAGGATATTCTTTTAAGAAAAAATACCTTTTCAACGCCAGTTACAGGGTAGATCAAGCTAATATCTTTGGTAGCAATCCAGATTTTAGATATAAACCCTTATGGTCTGTAGGGGTAGGTTGGGAAATTGCGAAGGAAGATTTTATGGCTCAAGTTTCTTGGATAAACCGATTAAAGTTTAGAGCAACTTACGGTCTTGGGGGTAATAGCTTATCATCAGTTTCTCCTTTTGTAACTACCTCTCCATTAACAGCTACATTCGGAAGACCATATCCTTATTTAAGATTAACGGATCCTGGAAACCCAGATTTAAAATGGGAAGAAACTGCCACTACAAATTTAGCCTTGGACTTTAGTTTGTTCGACAACAGGATATCTGGTAGCTTTGAATATTATATTAAGAAAAGTGATGATGTTTACTCAAGCCGTCCACTAGATCCTACAGTAGGTTTCCAAAGAGCCCTCGTAAACTATGCAAACATCGAAAACGAAGGTATAGAACTTCAGCTAAATGCAAAAGTAATAAAAACACCAGATTTTGATTGGAATTTACGCATAAACATAAACCACAATAAAAATCTTGTAACAGAAAATATTAGTAGCCAAACAACACTACAGGCACATTTATCTGGCCTTACCAGAAACCCAGACAAAGCCGTTAGCAATTACTATTCATATAATTTTGCAGGTTTAGACAGTAATGGAGAAGTACTTTTATTGGATCGTAATGGCGAAACTAAATTATGGAATGAAACCTTTACGGTAGATGATCTCGTATATTCTGGATCAAGAGTTCCCGAAGATTATGGAGGACTTTCTTCTACATTTAGATACAAAGATTTCGACTTAACAGTAAACATGAACTACCAAGCCAATTATGTATTTAGGGCTCCTTACGATTCTGCACTATCTGGTTTTGGCGCACATAATAATACTGGAAGATTTGGTAATGCACGTTTACACAAAATTTGGGGTACACGCTGGCAACAGCCTGGCGACGAAGCTACAACTTCAGTTCCACGAATATTTTATAATGGCCTTAATCCTATTACAAACGAAAATGAAAGTAGCACGGATATGATAAGAATGCACCAAATTTGGAGTCAATCGACATTTACCACACTTAAAGGCGATTACTTAAGAGTACAGGATATTATATTAGGCTATAGTTTCTCTAAACAAAATTTAGAAAGAACTTTTTTAAACAAATTGAGGTTGACCATGCAAATAACAAACCCTTTTTTATGGGTAAAGAACAAAGCAGGTGTTGATCCGACTGCACCACAACAAAATGCTTATACCAATTTAACTCGATACACTTTTGGTGTAAGAGCTAACTTTTAA
- a CDS encoding UDP-glucose--hexose-1-phosphate uridylyltransferase, protein MKNTNLQDYSHKRYNILTGEWVLVSPHRAKRPWQGQNEEISTNKRPSYDNSCYLCATNTRINGEVNPDYKDVFIFTNDFAALQKDSPKFNVNNGLLKAQSENGICKVICFSPDHSKSLADMEVSDIKKVVHAWQKEYASIGKIEGINYVQIFENKGAVMGCSNPHPHGQIWSQSSLPNEVDKKDQQQLAYYKEKNSRLLEDYLQQEQVAKERIIFENNHFLVLTPFWAIWPFEVMIAPKKAQKNITEMTETEALHFAEAISVITKAYDKLFNTSFPYSSGIHQAPTNGKENNHWHWHMSFYPPLLRSATVKKFMVGYEMFGSPQRDITAEIAANRLKDLI, encoded by the coding sequence ATGAAAAATACAAACTTGCAAGATTACTCTCATAAAAGATATAATATTTTAACAGGAGAATGGGTTTTGGTTTCACCTCACAGAGCAAAAAGGCCTTGGCAAGGTCAAAATGAAGAAATTTCTACAAACAAAAGACCTTCTTATGATAATAGTTGCTATTTATGTGCCACAAACACAAGAATTAATGGTGAAGTAAATCCTGATTATAAAGACGTTTTTATTTTTACAAACGATTTTGCTGCACTTCAAAAAGATTCTCCAAAATTTAATGTAAATAATGGTTTATTAAAAGCACAAAGCGAAAATGGTATTTGCAAGGTAATTTGTTTTAGTCCAGATCATTCTAAAAGTTTGGCAGACATGGAAGTTTCAGATATTAAAAAAGTAGTGCATGCTTGGCAAAAAGAATATGCATCTATTGGTAAAATTGAAGGTATCAATTACGTTCAAATTTTCGAAAACAAAGGAGCTGTAATGGGTTGTAGCAATCCTCACCCTCATGGACAAATCTGGAGCCAGAGTTCTTTACCTAATGAAGTGGATAAGAAAGACCAACAACAATTGGCGTATTACAAAGAAAAAAATAGCCGTCTTTTAGAAGATTATTTACAACAAGAACAAGTCGCTAAAGAAAGAATTATTTTTGAAAATAACCATTTTTTAGTACTCACTCCATTTTGGGCCATTTGGCCTTTCGAAGTAATGATTGCTCCTAAAAAAGCACAGAAAAACATCACGGAAATGACAGAAACTGAAGCTTTACATTTTGCAGAAGCAATTTCTGTTATTACAAAAGCCTACGACAAGCTGTTTAATACTTCTTTCCCATATTCTTCTGGAATACATCAAGCACCAACAAATGGCAAAGAAAACAACCATTGGCATTGGCACATGAGCTTTTATCCACCTTTATTAAGAAGCGCAACTGTAAAAAAATTTATGGTAGGTTACGAAATGTTTGGCTCGCCACAAAGAGATATTACTGCAGAAATAGCAGCAAACAGACTAAAAGACTTAATTTAA
- a CDS encoding solute:sodium symporter family transporter gives MQFLTFIGFTALVAIIAYLKTRNTKEDSSDGYFLGGRSLTAGVIAGSLLLTNLSTEQIVGLNGAAYESGLSVMVWETLAAIAMVVTAIFLLPRYLKGGLTTVPGFLAKRFDISTKTLTSGLFLTGYVVVLLPVILYSGSLAISGMFDVPELLGVTHKESIWICVWGIGIVGSIYAVFGGLKAVAVSDSINAIGLLIGGLLIPVFGLMMIGDGSILDGLSTLITENPDKFKSMGGKTDPVPFYTIFTGMMLVQLFYWGTNQQIIQRALGAKDLKEGQKGLLLASFIKILGPIIVVLPGLIAFHIFQGNLESADSAYPVLVKEVLPKAWVGFFAAVLFGAILSSFNSVLNSSVTLFGIDIYKQHINKNADEKTVVKYGKTFGVVLAIAAMFIAPLIANAGSLFDYLQEINGIYSIPILTIIIVGYLTKYVPAIAAKIGLVSGCLLYVVSQFIMQPYFVNSALEEAKAKGITEATELAIIEAQAYPHFLDVMAILFILNVIIMLVIGKLYPRKEPFIQEYTKQVDITPWKYTTQAGILICLIVVGVYAYFA, from the coding sequence ATGCAGTTTCTAACCTTTATAGGATTTACGGCTTTAGTCGCAATTATCGCTTATTTAAAAACAAGAAATACAAAAGAAGATTCTTCTGATGGATATTTTTTAGGAGGACGAAGTTTAACAGCAGGAGTAATCGCTGGTTCTTTATTATTAACCAATTTATCTACAGAACAAATTGTTGGTTTAAATGGCGCTGCTTACGAAAGCGGATTATCTGTAATGGTTTGGGAAACTTTAGCTGCCATTGCAATGGTGGTAACAGCCATATTTTTATTACCAAGATATTTAAAAGGCGGTTTAACAACAGTACCAGGATTTTTGGCAAAAAGATTCGATATTTCTACAAAAACACTAACATCTGGCTTGTTTCTAACAGGCTATGTGGTTGTATTGTTGCCAGTAATCTTATATTCTGGTTCTTTGGCCATCAGCGGAATGTTCGATGTGCCAGAATTGTTGGGTGTTACGCATAAAGAATCTATATGGATTTGTGTTTGGGGAATAGGAATTGTTGGATCTATTTATGCCGTTTTTGGTGGACTAAAAGCTGTCGCAGTTTCAGATTCTATTAACGCAATAGGTTTATTAATTGGCGGGCTCTTAATTCCTGTTTTTGGGTTGATGATGATAGGTGATGGAAGTATATTAGACGGTTTATCTACATTAATTACAGAAAATCCAGATAAGTTTAAATCTATGGGAGGAAAAACAGATCCAGTACCTTTTTACACCATTTTTACAGGAATGATGTTGGTTCAGTTATTTTACTGGGGAACCAACCAACAAATTATACAAAGAGCATTAGGTGCAAAAGATTTAAAAGAAGGTCAAAAAGGCTTGTTATTAGCTTCATTTATAAAAATACTAGGTCCAATTATTGTGGTTTTGCCAGGTTTAATTGCGTTTCATATTTTTCAAGGAAATTTAGAATCTGCAGACAGTGCTTACCCTGTGCTTGTAAAAGAAGTACTGCCAAAAGCTTGGGTTGGTTTCTTTGCGGCTGTTTTGTTTGGCGCTATTTTAAGTTCTTTTAATTCTGTATTAAATAGTTCTGTAACGTTATTTGGCATAGATATATACAAGCAGCATATCAATAAAAATGCAGATGAAAAAACAGTTGTAAAATACGGTAAAACTTTTGGGGTTGTTTTAGCCATTGCAGCGATGTTTATTGCGCCACTAATAGCAAATGCAGGAAGCCTTTTTGATTATTTACAAGAAATTAACGGAATATACAGCATTCCTATTTTAACAATTATTATAGTTGGTTATTTAACAAAGTATGTACCTGCAATAGCGGCTAAAATCGGTTTGGTTTCTGGCTGTTTATTATATGTAGTTAGTCAGTTTATTATGCAACCCTATTTTGTAAACTCTGCATTGGAAGAAGCCAAGGCAAAAGGAATAACAGAAGCAACAGAATTGGCAATAATTGAAGCACAAGCGTATCCTCACTTTTTAGACGTTATGGCTATTTTATTTATTTTAAATGTGATTATAATGTTGGTTATTGGAAAATTATACCCAAGAAAAGAACCATTTATACAAGAATACACAAAACAGGTAGATATTACTCCTTGGAAATATACAACGCAAGCAGGAATTTTAATTTGTTTGATTGTAGTCGGTGTTTATGCTTACTTTGCTTAA
- a CDS encoding RNA polymerase sigma factor: protein MEDQELIDGIKNNNIKAFDVLFKKYYKLLVIYLKTVTKDIYLAEDIVQQVFVNLWANRFNLNINKSVKGYLYRICYNDYLNHYRKSKRQNRILENFKEEAIRNLLQEEDDVQESNIRKLRQLIELLPPVCKKVLKLSKIQGLKYDEIAEKLGVSKKTVESHMGTAFKKIRQGFENDKMMWLIYLIEFLR, encoded by the coding sequence ATGGAAGATCAAGAATTAATAGACGGTATTAAGAACAATAACATTAAGGCTTTTGATGTACTTTTTAAAAAATACTATAAGCTATTGGTAATTTATTTAAAAACAGTAACAAAAGATATTTATTTAGCCGAGGATATTGTTCAGCAGGTATTTGTTAATTTATGGGCAAATAGATTTAATTTAAACATTAACAAAAGCGTAAAAGGCTATTTGTACCGGATTTGTTATAATGATTATCTTAACCATTATAGAAAATCTAAACGACAAAATCGTATTTTAGAAAACTTTAAAGAAGAGGCTATACGAAACTTATTGCAAGAAGAAGATGATGTGCAGGAATCTAACATTAGAAAACTGAGACAACTTATTGAATTATTGCCACCAGTTTGTAAAAAAGTTTTAAAATTAAGCAAAATACAGGGGCTTAAATACGACGAGATTGCTGAAAAGCTTGGCGTATCAAAAAAAACAGTCGAATCTCACATGGGTACTGCCTTTAAAAAAATAAGGCAAGGTTTTGAAAATGATAAAATGATGTGGTTAATCTACCTAATTGAGTTTCTTAGATAA
- a CDS encoding M16 family metallopeptidase — MTRKSAFKIVLLSFLFFFVTMFTNAQKEVSKFKKIKELSNIEEYIYTPNNLNILLLQDNSAPVVTVQMVYRVGSKHEVTGNTGSTHLLEHLNFKGTPTFNKRNGNAIFSTLQGIGARMNATTWKDRTNYYETIPSDKLELALHIESDRMRNSLLLKEDKDAEMTVVRNEFERNENNPNSLLSKEIWATAYMAHPYHHPTLGWRSDIENMPIEVLRDFYNTYYWPDNATLTIIGDFQKDQLFNLIDTYFGKITKAPHTIPQPYTMEPEQLGPRKITIKKPGQQGVISLAYKIPGRLHKDLPALHVLVEILGIGPSSIINKTFVDTGLANYGYAGTSNFKEVGLFTINLGFRPDKSYDELNDKMLNMIEKVKNEGVSQDDVNRIVAKLNAKTILSRDGSGAITSQLNEAIAVGDWTDYIYSIEKFKKVTSEDVKRVANTYLKENQSTTGYFLPQVPGANKPQQEKASNFIQKTGAQHFRDTELSEHDCHESLKFKSVYQQKFSETLSAYNTKKSLNNSQKFIRKEVAGIDVIVAKTGVKDFLTVNASFPIDDYLNSKKNEAVPNLTVKMLSKGTTKNDKFQFSKKFEKLGAFVSISTNNHHVNIGFRCLSKDIKEVIDLLAEELRYPLFDAKEFKLLKQQTISSARRSLTSTNRQGKIALSQSIYPKDHPNYTSSVEDYIKTIKEASLEDLKAFHKTYFGPKGMHLVAVGDVDTNNLYSALKSGFKGWNGGITTQFKYQEPSKSKAVTKVITIPKKPSAEIFIGQYTGLNRSNADFLPFYIGTSILGGGFGRLMQTVRDNDGLTYSIGARHDGHDYAGGHWVVNASFNPSLFQKGLDATMEQIEKWAKEGITEEELAAKKTNLMGSFKVGLSTTGGLASAIMSVVKRGLDPDYINQYPKDIDAVTLDQVNNAIKKYANLNKLIIIKSGSLDQNGKPLK; from the coding sequence ATGACACGTAAATCAGCCTTTAAAATAGTCTTGCTCTCATTTTTATTCTTCTTCGTTACAATGTTTACGAATGCTCAAAAAGAAGTATCGAAATTTAAAAAAATTAAAGAGTTAAGTAACATAGAGGAATACATATACACACCCAACAACTTAAATATTCTTTTATTACAAGACAACTCTGCACCAGTCGTTACAGTACAAATGGTCTATAGAGTTGGTTCAAAGCACGAGGTTACTGGAAATACGGGTTCCACTCACTTATTGGAACATTTAAATTTTAAGGGCACACCTACCTTTAACAAAAGAAACGGCAATGCGATTTTTTCTACATTGCAAGGCATTGGCGCCCGAATGAATGCCACCACTTGGAAAGATCGAACAAACTATTACGAAACCATTCCTAGTGACAAGCTTGAACTAGCCCTGCACATTGAATCTGATAGAATGCGTAATTCTTTATTGCTGAAAGAAGATAAAGATGCTGAAATGACAGTTGTTCGTAATGAATTTGAACGTAACGAAAACAACCCAAACAGTTTGTTGAGTAAAGAAATATGGGCAACAGCCTATATGGCACATCCTTATCACCATCCAACACTTGGATGGCGTTCAGATATAGAGAACATGCCCATTGAGGTTTTGCGAGATTTTTATAACACCTACTACTGGCCAGATAACGCCACCTTAACTATTATTGGTGATTTTCAAAAAGACCAACTTTTTAACTTGATTGATACCTATTTTGGTAAAATCACTAAGGCACCACACACAATTCCACAACCATACACTATGGAACCAGAACAACTGGGACCACGAAAAATTACTATAAAAAAACCTGGGCAACAAGGTGTTATTTCACTAGCATACAAAATACCTGGTAGGCTTCATAAAGATTTACCAGCACTACATGTTTTAGTAGAAATTTTGGGCATTGGGCCATCGTCTATAATAAACAAAACCTTTGTTGATACAGGTCTAGCAAACTATGGTTACGCTGGTACTTCAAATTTTAAAGAAGTGGGGTTGTTTACAATAAATTTAGGTTTTAGACCTGATAAAAGTTATGATGAACTAAATGACAAAATGCTAAACATGATAGAAAAGGTTAAAAATGAAGGCGTTTCACAAGATGATGTAAATCGTATTGTAGCAAAGCTAAACGCTAAAACCATTTTATCAAGAGATGGCTCTGGAGCCATTACCAGCCAGTTAAACGAAGCTATTGCAGTTGGTGACTGGACAGATTACATCTACTCCATAGAAAAATTTAAAAAAGTAACATCCGAAGATGTTAAGCGAGTGGCAAATACATACCTAAAAGAAAACCAAAGTACCACCGGTTATTTTTTGCCGCAAGTTCCTGGAGCAAATAAACCACAACAGGAAAAAGCTTCTAATTTTATTCAAAAAACAGGGGCACAACACTTTAGAGATACTGAATTGTCTGAGCACGATTGCCATGAATCTTTAAAATTTAAATCCGTTTATCAACAAAAATTTAGCGAAACGCTTTCAGCATACAATACTAAAAAATCACTAAATAATAGCCAGAAGTTTATCAGAAAAGAAGTTGCTGGTATAGACGTGATAGTTGCAAAAACTGGAGTAAAAGATTTTTTAACTGTAAATGCAAGTTTTCCTATTGATGATTATCTGAATTCAAAAAAAAATGAAGCGGTACCAAATTTAACTGTTAAAATGTTAAGCAAAGGAACAACTAAAAACGATAAATTTCAGTTTTCTAAAAAATTTGAAAAATTAGGGGCTTTTGTGAGTATTAGCACAAACAATCACCATGTAAATATCGGGTTTAGATGTTTATCTAAAGATATCAAAGAAGTAATTGATCTTTTAGCCGAAGAGTTGCGATACCCGCTATTTGACGCTAAGGAATTTAAACTGCTAAAACAACAAACTATCAGCAGTGCTAGGCGCAGTCTAACCAGTACAAATCGGCAAGGTAAAATAGCTTTATCTCAAAGCATATATCCTAAAGATCATCCTAATTACACCTCTTCTGTAGAAGATTATATAAAGACCATTAAAGAAGCTTCATTAGAAGACCTAAAGGCATTTCACAAAACTTATTTTGGCCCAAAAGGGATGCATTTAGTAGCTGTTGGCGATGTTGACACAAACAACTTATACAGTGCTTTAAAATCAGGGTTTAAAGGTTGGAATGGTGGTATAACTACCCAATTTAAATATCAAGAACCTTCAAAGTCCAAAGCCGTTACCAAAGTGATTACCATTCCTAAAAAACCTAGTGCTGAAATTTTTATTGGACAATATACTGGGCTAAATAGAAGCAACGCCGATTTTTTACCCTTTTACATAGGAACAAGCATATTGGGCGGTGGTTTTGGCAGATTAATGCAAACTGTTAGAGATAATGACGGTCTCACCTATAGTATAGGAGCTCGACACGATGGCCATGATTATGCCGGCGGCCATTGGGTGGTAAACGCATCGTTCAACCCTTCTTTGTTTCAAAAAGGTTTAGATGCCACTATGGAACAAATTGAAAAATGGGCAAAAGAGGGCATTACTGAAGAAGAACTTGCAGCTAAAAAAACAAACCTTATGGGGAGTTTTAAAGTAGGACTTTCTACTACAGGAGGACTCGCCAGTGCAATAATGAGTGTTGTAAAAAGAGGATTGGATCCTGATTATATTAATCAATACCCAAAAGATATTGATGCTGTTACCTTAGATCAAGTGAACAACGCTATAAAAAAATATGCAAACCTTAACAAATTGATAATTATTAAATCTGGATCGTTAGACCAAAATGGAAAACCTTTAAAATAA
- a CDS encoding FecR family protein yields the protein MKKIILKYLNGEITNLEQEHLLNWLKNPKNIKKFQALVKENYQLDLIYNDIDDEIALREVKTLIQNKEKPVRKIYLPYYAAASILLLISLTFLFNKNTNENETVKQVLHKNNITIGSDKAILTLEDGKEIALDKQQNYATNNFKSNGEQIIYNPPSKPIPNIVYNYLTVPRGAQFQIKLADNTKVWLNSESQIKYPVHFVKGQDRQVELVYGEAYFDVSSSTKNGGDQFKVLTHGQEVKVLGTEFNIKAYKEETDIYTTLVEGRIRVNNTQSYAILKPNQQSVNSTTSNTLNVVDVDIYNEISWKNGVFSFKRTSLKEIMKVLSRWYDFKVVFENNTLKEQKFIGVLNKNQSIDDILTTLKSASIIKDYQIKNKTIILK from the coding sequence ATGAAGAAAATAATTTTAAAATACCTAAATGGAGAGATAACCAACTTAGAACAAGAACATTTGTTAAATTGGCTCAAAAATCCTAAAAATATTAAAAAGTTTCAAGCTTTGGTAAAGGAAAATTACCAATTAGATTTAATTTACAATGATATTGATGACGAAATTGCCTTAAGAGAAGTAAAAACTCTCATTCAAAATAAAGAAAAACCTGTTAGAAAAATTTATTTACCATATTATGCTGCGGCTTCTATACTTCTTTTAATATCACTTACTTTTCTTTTTAATAAAAACACCAATGAAAATGAAACTGTTAAACAGGTACTACATAAAAACAATATAACCATAGGTTCAGATAAAGCCATATTAACTTTAGAAGACGGTAAAGAAATAGCCTTAGACAAGCAACAAAACTACGCTACAAATAACTTTAAGAGTAATGGCGAGCAGATTATTTATAATCCCCCAAGTAAACCTATTCCTAATATCGTTTACAATTATTTAACTGTTCCTAGAGGTGCGCAATTTCAAATAAAACTTGCCGATAATACCAAGGTTTGGCTAAATTCTGAATCTCAGATAAAATATCCGGTTCACTTTGTAAAAGGACAAGATAGGCAAGTAGAGTTAGTTTATGGCGAAGCTTATTTTGATGTCTCATCGAGTACTAAAAATGGTGGAGACCAATTTAAAGTACTTACTCATGGGCAAGAGGTAAAAGTGTTAGGTACTGAGTTTAATATTAAAGCCTATAAAGAAGAAACTGATATTTACACAACTTTGGTAGAAGGTAGAATACGGGTTAACAACACACAGTCATATGCTATTTTAAAACCGAACCAACAATCTGTAAATTCTACAACCAGCAATACATTAAATGTTGTTGATGTAGATATTTACAATGAAATTTCATGGAAAAATGGCGTTTTTAGTTTTAAAAGAACATCTTTAAAAGAGATTATGAAAGTATTATCTAGATGGTATGATTTTAAAGTAGTCTTTGAAAACAACACACTTAAAGAGCAAAAATTTATTGGAGTACTAAATAAAAACCAAAGTATTGATGACATTTTAACAACTCTAAAAAGCGCATCCATAATTAAAGATTACCAAATAAAAAACAAAACAATTATATTAAAATAA